In the Chlamydiales bacterium STE3 genome, one interval contains:
- a CDS encoding Aspartate-semialdehyde dehydrogenase (Product derived from UniProtKB/Swiss-Prot:Q75FC8;Gene name derived from UniProtKB/Swiss-Prot:Q75FC8;EC number derived from UniProtKB/Swiss-Prot:Q75FC8) — translation MKKIPVGLLGATGVVGQQYLQLLQTHPWFEITFLAASEQSAGKSYQEATLGKWRRPAKIPPRFANKIVHSLNNLKVASEQCAFVFSAMNNDGAKNYEEKYAEAGIPVISNASYHRLSADIPMLIPEINAHHAHIIPLQQKNRRWEKGFIAVKPNCSIQSYMIPLAALHKEFVIFKVLITTMQAISGAGHPGVASLDITDNVIPYIAQEEGKSEQEPLKIFGEIKNGHIVSNQHMQFSAHCNRVPVIDGHLACINVEFKKRPSQQEILKAWQLFEAEPQHLQLPSAPLKAVNYLEEENRPQPRLDRDFDKGMAITVGRLRPCPIFDYKFVALSHNTLRGAAGGGILNAELLMKMGYLAA, via the coding sequence ATGAAAAAAATACCTGTTGGATTATTAGGTGCCACTGGCGTTGTAGGACAACAATATCTGCAGCTTCTTCAAACCCACCCTTGGTTTGAAATCACCTTTCTTGCTGCCTCAGAGCAATCTGCAGGAAAATCCTATCAGGAAGCTACTTTAGGCAAATGGCGGCGGCCAGCAAAAATCCCCCCACGCTTTGCTAACAAGATCGTGCATTCTCTTAACAACTTAAAAGTAGCTTCTGAGCAATGCGCTTTTGTTTTTTCTGCAATGAATAATGACGGGGCAAAAAATTATGAAGAAAAATATGCAGAGGCCGGAATTCCTGTGATTTCTAATGCTTCTTATCATCGCCTTTCGGCTGACATACCCATGCTTATCCCGGAAATTAACGCACACCATGCACATATTATCCCGTTACAACAAAAAAATCGAAGATGGGAAAAAGGCTTTATTGCCGTGAAGCCCAACTGCTCTATCCAAAGTTACATGATTCCTCTTGCTGCACTGCACAAAGAATTTGTAATTTTCAAAGTTCTAATTACGACAATGCAGGCCATAAGTGGTGCTGGACACCCAGGGGTTGCCTCTCTCGACATCACAGACAACGTGATCCCATACATTGCTCAAGAAGAGGGAAAATCAGAACAAGAGCCTTTGAAGATTTTTGGAGAAATTAAAAATGGCCACATTGTCTCTAATCAACACATGCAGTTTTCCGCTCATTGTAACCGCGTTCCCGTGATCGATGGCCATTTAGCCTGTATCAATGTAGAATTTAAGAAACGCCCCTCTCAGCAAGAAATTCTCAAAGCTTGGCAATTATTTGAGGCGGAACCACAACATTTGCAATTGCCTTCGGCACCTTTGAAAGCCGTGAATTACCTAGAGGAAGAGAACCGTCCCCAACCTCGTCTTGATCGTGATTTTGATAAGGGAATGGCTATTACTGTTGGAAGGTTACGTCCATGTCCTATCTTTGACTATAAGTTTGTTGCATTATCGCATAACACCCTAAGAGGTGCTGCAGGAGGAGGTATTTTGAACGCGGAGCTTCTTATGAAAATGGGTTATTTAGCAGCTTAA
- a CDS encoding DNA ligase D-like 3'-phosphoesterase domain-containing protein (Product derived from UniProtKB/Trembl:J2JJP4) — MTLKRYIEKRIFSKTTGPKTMVSRKSFKHLHFSIQKHEARQLHYDLRLEFRGVLLSWAIPKGPSLDPKDKRLAIQVEDHPLDYRTFEGTIPAGNYGAGKVTLWDEGIYTIPETQDVKDAEKKIAADLQKGHLIVFFSGAKLKGEFHLIRMQGREKNAWLFIKHQDAFTTKEDILTLNEAVKKKH, encoded by the coding sequence GTGACTTTGAAAAGGTATATAGAAAAGCGTATTTTTTCAAAAACAACAGGACCTAAGACAATGGTTTCTCGAAAATCTTTTAAGCATTTACATTTTAGTATTCAAAAACATGAAGCCCGCCAGCTCCACTATGATTTGCGTTTGGAGTTCCGTGGTGTTTTATTAAGCTGGGCGATTCCCAAAGGCCCTTCGTTAGATCCGAAAGACAAGCGCTTAGCAATTCAAGTTGAGGACCATCCATTAGATTATCGGACATTTGAAGGTACTATTCCTGCGGGAAACTACGGAGCTGGGAAAGTGACGCTTTGGGATGAAGGGATATATACCATACCAGAAACTCAGGATGTAAAAGATGCTGAAAAGAAAATTGCTGCAGATTTGCAAAAGGGCCATTTAATTGTCTTTTTCTCAGGTGCGAAATTAAAGGGAGAATTTCATCTTATCAGAATGCAGGGACGAGAAAAAAACGCATGGCTTTTTATTAAGCATCAAGATGCATTTACGACTAAAGAAGATATTTTGACTCTTAATGAAGCAGTAAAAAAAAAGCATTAA
- a CDS encoding Uncharacterized protein (Product derived from UniProtKB/Trembl:D6YWY8), which translates to MMEILETINLESWDQPVSSHLQEKALQSLEHGKVLYFPSLSFEIQSEEERFLSPLIVHPQSKNISYDIRNDRLGGAQCTQEEHNQLKALMQRYALKSRSFFEKLFPHYIEHVRQARTSFRPVETSGRTISTRKDDTLLHVDSFPANPVKGQRILRIFSNVNPLGKPRVWRLGESFESVVEKMAPRVKEPWPMSSYLLKLFRLTKDYRTLYDHYMLQIHDAMKLDPDYQKQVFQWEVHFPTGSTWIVYTDQVSHAAMSGQHLFEQTFHLPIKAMYNQETTPQKVLEKYFKKALV; encoded by the coding sequence ATGATGGAAATTTTAGAAACAATCAATTTAGAGTCCTGGGACCAGCCTGTTTCTAGTCATTTGCAAGAAAAAGCCCTACAAAGTCTTGAGCATGGAAAAGTGCTTTACTTTCCCTCCCTATCTTTTGAGATCCAATCAGAGGAAGAACGATTTTTATCCCCCTTGATTGTTCATCCTCAATCAAAAAACATTAGCTATGATATTCGTAACGACCGTCTTGGTGGAGCGCAATGCACTCAGGAGGAGCACAATCAACTAAAAGCATTGATGCAACGCTATGCTTTAAAAAGCCGTTCTTTTTTTGAAAAACTTTTCCCTCACTATATAGAGCACGTAAGACAGGCAAGGACTAGTTTTAGGCCTGTTGAAACATCTGGACGTACAATTTCTACCAGGAAAGATGACACTCTTTTGCATGTAGATTCTTTTCCAGCAAATCCTGTAAAAGGACAACGCATTTTACGGATTTTTTCCAATGTCAATCCTCTTGGGAAACCGCGCGTCTGGCGCTTGGGAGAGTCCTTTGAATCCGTTGTTGAAAAAATGGCTCCGCGAGTTAAAGAGCCTTGGCCAATGAGCTCTTATCTCTTAAAACTGTTTCGCCTCACAAAAGATTACCGCACGCTTTACGATCACTATATGCTTCAAATACATGATGCCATGAAGTTAGACCCTGACTATCAAAAGCAGGTCTTTCAATGGGAAGTCCATTTTCCCACCGGCAGTACTTGGATCGTTTATACCGATCAAGTCTCCCATGCGGCAATGTCTGGTCAGCATCTTTTTGAGCAAACCTTTCACCTTCCTATTAAAGCCATGTATAATCAAGAAACAACGCCACAAAAAGTGTTGGAAAAATACTTTAAAAAAGCGCTTGTCTAG
- a CDS encoding Uncharacterized protein (Product derived from UniProtKB/Trembl:D1R5R4): MDLTKGPITAHVKEIAIPASLGFFFSTMFNVVDTYFAGWISTEALAALAISFPVFFLVIAFVHGISTGSSALISNSLGAKDEKTAERLTAQVLTFAFFTYLLITPIGLLSSSFLFQVLGASDEFLEMSVAYMNIIFIGSFFLIMLYAANSALLARGNSVVLKNYLIGTFFLNIILNPWFLYGGLGIPPLGIRGIALATVVAMGIGFFYVMYKVWYAGFLRLARPKDFIPNGRVFLEIAKQSLPASLNMMTIGIGIFVITYFIKDFGKAAIAAYGIGTRIEQIAILPTIGLTIASLAIIGQNNGAGLIGRIEETLRITLRYGIYIVLVGCISMYLFSDKLFQIFSQDQQVIEIGAKYLRIAALTESAYVILGISISGLQGMKLPFYALWLGLLRQIIFPISVFYLVTRVLHYGLESVWWSIFFITWTAALVTLWYIQKVIKEKSKNSGLIL, from the coding sequence ATGGATTTAACTAAAGGCCCAATAACTGCACATGTTAAAGAAATCGCTATCCCGGCAAGTTTAGGATTTTTCTTTAGCACAATGTTTAACGTTGTCGACACCTATTTCGCAGGCTGGATTTCAACTGAAGCTTTAGCAGCCCTTGCGATTAGTTTTCCCGTGTTTTTTCTTGTGATTGCTTTTGTTCATGGTATTTCAACAGGATCGTCTGCGCTGATTTCTAATTCACTTGGTGCAAAAGATGAGAAGACTGCAGAGAGACTAACTGCACAAGTACTCACGTTTGCTTTTTTTACTTACCTCTTAATAACGCCAATTGGACTCTTGAGCTCTTCATTTCTTTTCCAAGTCCTCGGAGCTTCGGATGAGTTTTTAGAAATGTCCGTCGCTTATATGAATATTATATTTATAGGTTCTTTTTTTCTAATCATGCTTTATGCCGCAAATTCCGCTCTACTTGCTAGAGGTAATTCTGTCGTGCTCAAGAACTATTTAATTGGGACGTTTTTTCTCAACATTATTTTAAATCCTTGGTTTTTATATGGTGGACTCGGTATTCCACCACTTGGAATCCGAGGTATTGCTTTAGCTACAGTCGTTGCGATGGGGATAGGCTTTTTTTATGTGATGTATAAAGTTTGGTATGCCGGGTTTTTACGATTAGCAAGGCCTAAGGACTTTATTCCGAACGGAAGAGTATTTTTAGAAATAGCAAAACAGAGCTTGCCTGCCAGCTTAAATATGATGACTATAGGTATAGGGATTTTTGTGATTACCTATTTCATTAAAGACTTTGGGAAAGCTGCTATAGCCGCCTATGGAATTGGAACACGAATTGAACAAATTGCCATCTTGCCAACGATTGGTCTTACGATCGCTTCTTTGGCAATTATTGGGCAAAACAATGGCGCGGGATTGATCGGCAGAATTGAAGAAACGCTAAGAATCACTTTAAGGTATGGTATCTATATCGTTTTAGTAGGGTGTATTTCTATGTATTTGTTTTCCGACAAGTTGTTTCAGATTTTTTCTCAGGATCAGCAAGTTATAGAAATTGGAGCTAAATATTTGCGTATTGCAGCTCTCACAGAAAGCGCTTATGTGATTTTAGGTATTTCTATTTCTGGATTACAAGGAATGAAGTTGCCTTTTTACGCTTTATGGCTTGGCTTGTTGCGTCAAATCATTTTCCCTATTTCCGTATTTTATCTTGTCACACGCGTTTTGCATTATGGATTAGAAAGTGTCTGGTGGAGCATATTCTTCATTACTTGGACAGCAGCGCTAGTCACGCTTTGGTACATACAAAAAGTGATTAAGGAAAAGTCGAAAAATAGCGGTTTAATACTTTAA
- a CDS encoding Glutamate transport ATP-binding protein GluA (Product derived from UniProtKB/Swiss-Prot:P48243;Gene name derived from UniProtKB/Swiss-Prot:P48243), whose product MKLEFEGLSKVFEKHSILNNLTLMIPDAQAIGIIGPSGSGKSTLLRVLAGLEFPTCGKIYLDDKEILYQEKFLRGHRRQLGIVFQSFNLFPHLTALENICLPLIKVHRIPKEEAEEKALGLLKRFGMTKHALKRPSALSGGQSQRVAIIRAIATNPTILLLDEPTSALDPFMTVEVLDLILELKQEMKQLIIVTHHLQFVKRATDYIVFIDEGKIEEATVTSTFFNHPKSDIAKNYLNEILKY is encoded by the coding sequence ATGAAACTTGAGTTTGAGGGGTTAAGCAAAGTTTTTGAGAAGCACTCTATTTTAAACAATCTAACATTGATGATCCCTGATGCTCAAGCCATTGGCATTATTGGGCCCTCTGGAAGTGGAAAATCAACCTTGCTTAGAGTTTTAGCTGGCCTTGAGTTTCCAACTTGTGGAAAAATCTACTTAGATGACAAGGAAATTCTCTATCAAGAAAAATTTTTGCGCGGGCACAGACGACAATTAGGTATCGTCTTTCAATCGTTTAATTTATTTCCTCATCTAACCGCGTTAGAGAATATTTGCCTACCATTAATCAAAGTTCATCGAATTCCAAAGGAAGAAGCAGAGGAAAAGGCACTAGGCCTCCTAAAAAGATTTGGCATGACTAAGCATGCCTTAAAAAGACCTAGCGCTTTATCTGGTGGACAAAGCCAGCGTGTCGCTATTATTAGAGCAATTGCTACTAATCCCACGATTCTTCTTTTAGACGAACCTACTTCTGCTTTAGATCCATTTATGACAGTAGAAGTTCTAGATCTAATTTTGGAATTAAAACAAGAGATGAAACAGCTCATTATCGTCACTCATCATCTACAATTTGTAAAAAGAGCAACCGATTATATTGTGTTTATCGATGAGGGAAAAATAGAGGAAGCGACCGTCACCTCTACCTTTTTTAATCATCCAAAATCAGACATCGCTAAAAACTATTTGAATGAAATTTTAAAGTATTAA
- a CDS encoding putative glutamine ABC transporter permease protein glnM (Product derived from UniProtKB/Trembl:F8KVD6;Gene name derived from UniProtKB/Trembl:F8KVD6) translates to MKKLLSVIQIFIALLLFSWFCHLIFINQLYNWSAVWQYRDLFFTGWCTTVVISAASLILSTLIGLSTALLRRSNIPLLRFLSITYTELIRGTPLLVQILIFYYVIAHAMGLENRFVVGIITLSLFSGAYIAEIIRAGIESVGKTQIESAKAICLTPLQTYLYVIFPQAFKQSLPPLTGQFASIIKDSSLLSIIGINELTNSAQQINSATYSTLESFLPLAFGYLILTLPISILSKKLEKRHRYET, encoded by the coding sequence ATGAAAAAACTTCTTAGTGTGATTCAAATTTTCATTGCTCTTTTGCTTTTTTCGTGGTTCTGCCATCTTATTTTCATTAATCAACTCTACAACTGGTCTGCCGTATGGCAATACCGTGATCTTTTTTTTACAGGCTGGTGCACCACAGTTGTTATTTCTGCTGCAAGTTTGATCCTAAGCACACTGATTGGCCTCTCCACAGCCCTACTCAGACGATCCAATATCCCCTTATTAAGGTTTTTATCCATTACCTACACTGAATTGATACGAGGAACGCCTCTGCTCGTTCAAATTTTGATTTTTTATTATGTCATTGCCCATGCCATGGGTTTAGAAAATCGCTTTGTTGTCGGAATTATCACCCTGTCGTTATTTAGTGGCGCCTACATCGCAGAAATCATCCGAGCCGGTATCGAAAGTGTGGGCAAAACGCAGATTGAATCAGCAAAAGCCATTTGCTTAACGCCCCTGCAGACATATCTTTATGTCATTTTTCCTCAGGCATTTAAACAAAGCCTCCCCCCCTTGACAGGACAATTTGCTTCTATTATCAAGGATTCCTCTCTCCTTTCCATTATTGGAATTAATGAATTGACAAATAGCGCCCAGCAAATCAACAGCGCCACCTATAGCACTCTAGAGAGTTTTCTTCCCCTAGCTTTTGGGTATCTTATCCTAACATTGCCGATTTCAATCCTCAGTAAAAAACTGGAAAAAAGGCATCGCTATGAAACTTGA
- a CDS encoding Uncharacterized protein (Product derived from UniProtKB/Trembl:F8KVD5), whose translation MLNTMHFFLFIFAFSISLAGENPPLKIGIELSYPPFEMIDQEGHPAGISVEVAKALAKELQRPPLIENIPFIGLIPSLRTGKIDLVISSLSITEVRKSAIDFSNPYLTTGLCLLVSKKSSIQKIEDANQKGIAIAVKSGTSGETYAREHLPLANIVILDKEAACVLEVVQGKADAFIYDQFSVFTNWQKNLGTTSALLEPFKKEQWAIGVQKGNTKLLEEINAFLKKFHQEGGFEQLGDRYLSEQKAAFKKLNIPFVF comes from the coding sequence ATGTTAAATACAATGCATTTTTTTCTCTTCATCTTCGCCTTCTCGATTTCCTTAGCAGGAGAAAACCCTCCGCTAAAAATTGGAATAGAACTCTCCTACCCTCCATTTGAAATGATTGACCAAGAGGGCCACCCTGCTGGGATCAGCGTAGAAGTTGCCAAGGCTTTAGCCAAGGAGTTACAAAGACCTCCTCTTATCGAGAATATTCCTTTCATAGGATTAATTCCTTCCTTAAGAACGGGCAAAATTGATCTAGTGATTTCCTCTCTTTCGATAACAGAAGTGCGTAAATCTGCCATTGATTTCTCAAATCCTTATTTGACAACAGGACTTTGCTTGCTTGTAAGTAAAAAATCCTCTATTCAAAAAATAGAAGATGCCAACCAAAAAGGTATAGCTATTGCGGTTAAATCAGGGACAAGTGGCGAAACTTACGCGAGGGAGCATCTTCCTTTAGCAAATATTGTCATTTTGGATAAGGAAGCAGCCTGTGTACTTGAGGTCGTTCAAGGAAAAGCCGATGCGTTTATTTATGATCAATTTTCTGTCTTCACAAATTGGCAAAAAAATCTCGGAACAACCTCTGCCCTTTTAGAACCTTTTAAAAAAGAACAATGGGCGATTGGTGTGCAGAAAGGTAATACAAAACTGCTTGAAGAAATTAATGCCTTCCTAAAAAAATTTCACCAAGAAGGTGGGTTTGAACAATTAGGAGATCGTTATTTGTCAGAACAAAAAGCTGCTTTTAAAAAACTCAATATCCCTTTCGTGTTTTAA
- a CDS encoding tRNA-2-methylthio-N(6)-dimethylallyladenosine synthase (Product derived from UniProtKB/Swiss-Prot:Q6MAB7;Gene name derived from UniProtKB/Swiss-Prot:Q6MAB7;EC number derived from UniProtKB/Swiss-Prot:Q6MAB7): protein MKNPKTFFVRTYGCQMNELDTEVMVGQLENRGLTKTEDETQADLLLFNTCSIRDLAERKVMGKLGKLGRTSQKNAIIGVTGCMANAKKDSIFHKLPHVDFVLGTNNIHHLNDVLDEVLTTSKQIVRTDDHFEHELDYLSAKRDDKVKAYVSIIRGCDKYCTYCVVPYTRGPEVSRHPDHIVEECQKLVNEGYKEVTLLGQNVNSYGKDKEGWGCLFHDLLYRLDNIKGLERIRFMTSHPVDITRNLMEAIRDLKSVCEFVHFPIQAGSDRILRKMHRIYTIEQYLEKVHMLKEIVPNVALGTDIIVGFPTETEEEFEMTYNILKELEYSVAFLFAYSQRQGTPAMRWKDDIPEEVKQARLQRLIQLQEQIYAKQRQAMLGDEVEVLVEKRNSKDDAFLKARTRCWKNVLFKGGDELLGTLQTVKIHSFNHQTLLGELTPLTLNKSCTIN from the coding sequence ATGAAAAACCCTAAAACCTTCTTTGTGAGAACCTATGGATGCCAAATGAATGAGCTGGATACCGAGGTAATGGTCGGTCAGCTAGAAAATCGAGGACTCACAAAAACAGAAGACGAAACTCAAGCTGATCTTCTATTATTTAATACCTGCTCGATTCGTGACCTCGCTGAGCGCAAAGTCATGGGAAAATTGGGGAAATTAGGTCGCACCTCTCAAAAGAATGCGATTATTGGGGTGACAGGATGCATGGCAAATGCCAAAAAAGACTCTATTTTCCATAAATTGCCTCACGTTGATTTTGTTTTAGGAACAAACAACATTCATCACCTCAATGATGTTTTAGATGAGGTCCTTACCACAAGCAAGCAAATCGTTCGCACAGACGACCACTTTGAACATGAACTTGATTACCTGAGCGCAAAAAGAGACGATAAGGTGAAAGCCTACGTCTCCATTATACGCGGCTGTGACAAATACTGCACTTATTGCGTTGTTCCCTACACTCGTGGTCCGGAAGTCTCAAGGCACCCAGATCATATTGTGGAGGAATGTCAGAAATTAGTTAATGAAGGCTACAAAGAAGTCACTCTTCTCGGACAAAACGTCAATAGCTACGGCAAAGATAAAGAAGGGTGGGGTTGCCTTTTCCACGACCTCCTTTATCGCTTAGACAATATTAAGGGTTTAGAAAGAATTCGCTTCATGACAAGCCATCCTGTGGATATTACAAGAAATCTCATGGAAGCAATTCGTGATCTCAAAAGCGTATGTGAATTTGTTCACTTTCCTATTCAGGCGGGCTCAGACCGCATTTTAAGAAAAATGCATCGTATTTATACAATTGAGCAGTATCTTGAAAAAGTGCATATGCTCAAAGAAATTGTTCCAAATGTTGCACTAGGCACAGACATCATTGTGGGCTTCCCCACAGAAACAGAAGAAGAATTTGAGATGACATACAACATTTTAAAAGAACTTGAGTATTCTGTTGCCTTCCTTTTTGCCTACAGCCAGCGTCAGGGAACGCCTGCAATGCGGTGGAAAGATGACATTCCTGAAGAGGTAAAGCAGGCTCGACTACAAAGGTTAATTCAACTTCAAGAACAAATTTATGCCAAGCAAAGGCAGGCCATGCTTGGAGACGAGGTAGAAGTTCTTGTAGAAAAACGCAATTCAAAAGACGATGCCTTCCTAAAAGCACGTACACGTTGCTGGAAAAATGTTTTGTTTAAAGGTGGTGATGAACTTCTAGGTACTCTACAAACTGTAAAAATCCACAGTTTTAACCATCAAACACTTTTAGGCGAACTAACGCCTCTCACTCTGAATAAAAGTTGCACCATAAATTGA
- a CDS encoding 50S ribosomal protein L13 (Product derived from UniProtKB/Swiss-Prot:Q9Z8T7;Gene name derived from UniProtKB/Swiss-Prot:Q9Z8T7) has translation MLRKKTKMVNPDEVERKWFILDAAGKTLGRFASEVAKILRGKHKPSFTPFQDMGDGVIVINADKIAVTGAKEAQKIYRYYTGSMSGMREVPYNIMQDRNPEYILEHAIVGMMPKTRIARAQAKRLRVFAGESHNMEAQQPIVVNT, from the coding sequence ATGCTTAGAAAAAAGACTAAAATGGTAAACCCGGATGAAGTCGAGCGCAAGTGGTTTATTCTTGATGCTGCCGGTAAGACGTTAGGTCGCTTTGCTTCTGAAGTGGCTAAAATTTTAAGAGGAAAGCATAAACCTAGTTTTACACCATTCCAAGATATGGGCGACGGTGTTATCGTCATTAACGCTGATAAAATTGCAGTGACAGGTGCAAAAGAAGCCCAAAAAATCTATCGTTATTACACAGGTTCTATGAGTGGAATGCGTGAAGTTCCTTATAATATTATGCAAGATCGTAACCCTGAGTACATTCTCGAGCATGCAATTGTCGGAATGATGCCAAAAACTCGTATTGCCAGAGCGCAAGCTAAGCGATTGAGAGTTTTTGCTGGAGAAAGTCATAATATGGAAGCGCAGCAACCAATCGTAGTCAATACTTAA
- a CDS encoding 30S ribosomal protein S9 (Product derived from UniProtKB/Swiss-Prot:B0BBB3;Gene name derived from UniProtKB/Swiss-Prot:B0BBB3), with the protein MPQKETVTTGRRKTSVASVRLRDGNGKIDVNGRSFDEYFTQEIQRKSILAPFEKMGGNKKYDLIIRVKGGGLEGQTIAVRLGLARALVEQDETVRHDLKEQGFLTRDPRKRERKKYGRAGARKRFQFSKR; encoded by the coding sequence ATGCCCCAGAAAGAGACTGTTACAACCGGCCGTCGAAAAACATCTGTTGCTAGTGTCCGTCTAAGAGATGGAAATGGCAAAATTGACGTAAACGGTCGCTCGTTTGATGAGTACTTTACTCAAGAAATTCAAAGAAAAAGTATCCTAGCCCCTTTTGAAAAAATGGGTGGGAACAAGAAATATGATCTGATCATTCGCGTTAAAGGCGGAGGTCTTGAAGGCCAAACTATTGCTGTGCGTTTAGGGTTAGCACGCGCTTTAGTGGAACAAGATGAAACAGTCAGACATGATCTAAAAGAGCAAGGTTTCCTTACTCGCGATCCTCGTAAGAGAGAACGTAAAAAATATGGTCGTGCTGGCGCTCGTAAACGCTTCCAGTTTTCTAAGCGTTAA
- a CDS encoding hypothetical protein (Product derived from UniProtKB/Swiss-Prot:Q6MAC0;UPF0301 protein pc1755), whose translation MNYVGNKKMESLPYSQIERGTFMVATPDIENGVFFRSVVLVCEHNPNGSFGLVINKSLELELPEEILNINQLTNSQVGIRAGGPVQTNQMMLLHTSDQIPQQTLEVTHGVYLGGDLQFLQDSLVDENGPQIYLCFGYAGWGAGQLEREFLDGHWFICPATPRHIFEIPPEKLWQTLLREMGGKYATLSMIPEDLSLN comes from the coding sequence CTGAACTATGTGGGGAATAAGAAGATGGAATCATTACCTTACTCACAAATCGAAAGAGGCACTTTCATGGTGGCCACTCCGGACATTGAGAACGGAGTCTTTTTTCGTTCCGTAGTTTTAGTATGCGAGCATAACCCTAACGGCTCTTTTGGTTTAGTCATCAATAAAAGCCTAGAGCTAGAGTTGCCAGAGGAAATTTTGAATATCAACCAGCTAACTAACTCCCAAGTCGGGATTAGAGCAGGAGGTCCTGTACAAACCAACCAAATGATGCTCTTACATACCTCTGATCAAATACCTCAACAAACTCTCGAAGTGACTCACGGAGTTTATCTCGGAGGGGATCTGCAATTTCTTCAAGATTCTCTGGTAGATGAAAATGGCCCGCAAATTTACCTCTGTTTCGGCTATGCTGGGTGGGGGGCGGGTCAGCTCGAAAGAGAGTTTTTAGATGGCCACTGGTTTATTTGCCCCGCAACCCCTCGACACATTTTTGAAATTCCTCCAGAAAAACTTTGGCAAACCCTCCTTAGAGAAATGGGTGGCAAGTACGCTACATTGTCGATGATCCCGGAAGATCTCTCCTTAAACTAA